The genomic interval AAAAGTATGTCAGACTCACATGAGGAACACTAAAGTAACAGGACAGTGTCTGATCGGGAGCTGAGATAGTGTACGTACAAGTAATGATGATATGTGACGTGTATATTCCACTTTGTAGCTTTCCTATCTATTGTGTCATTTGTGACCTTAGAAGGGCACAGGTGTGCCAATAGAAGGGTATCTATTGTGCCCTTCCAACCATCCGTTGAGGTAGGGACTTGAGGTAGGACTCTACTTCAGCAGGATTACTTACCCCATTACATGGCTATCAGCAGTGTGCTTGAACAATGGGGATAAACGAACTGGTGAGGGAGGAGAGTGGAATTGGGAGAGAGTCCGGCAGGAAGGGGTTGCTTAGTGAGGACCCACTCTGAATGGAAATTGTAGGAAGTAAGATAggctggggctttcctggtggctcagatggtaaaggatctgcctgcaatgcaggagatctgtgttcaatccctgggtgggaagatcccttggagaaggaaatggtgacccactccactattcttgcctggagaatcccatcgacagagtgcctgaagagctacagtccatggggtcacaaagagtcagacacaactgagcgactaacacacacacacatacaagataGACTGAGACAGATGTCAAAGCCTTGAATCCCAAACAGAATCATTTGCCTATTGGATACAGAGCTGTGATAAGATCAGGATATGTTGGGGGTTTTAGAAGGTTTTTCTGGGATATAATAAGAGAACAAATTAGAAAGCTTACAGTTTAAATGCTGAActtaaaaagagacagaaaaagaaaagaaaagaaaaagacttaaaagaaGATGGCCCAAAATGTATATGGGTGGGATTTTTTTCACCTTCCACCTAGTGCATTCTCCAGATTTTCAACCTTTCATAAtcagaagaaaaatcattttaaaaaagaagctattGCAGCAGCCTATGCCTGTTTGAAATTATGTACATGTCCTCTAGAATTTGCTTGGGCAAATCTTTATCCATGGGCATTGGAACCCCTTGGTTTCTGCATTGAAGCCGTTCAAGTtttgtcaatggcaccccactccagtactcttgcctggaaaatatcacggacggaggagcctggtagagtgcagtccatggggtcgcaaagagtcggacacgactgagcgacttcactttcacttttcactttcatgcattagagaaggaaatggcaacccactccagtactgttgcctggaaaatcccgtggacacaggagcctggtaggctgcagtccatggggtcgctaagggttggacacgactgaagtgacttcacatgcCTGTTTATGGGGTGGGGGTGATTATAAGTCAGGAAACTAACTGGCCCTTTCAGCACCTCAGACAGAAGCTCCTGGAATAAATTAAATCAGTGGTGGAGTTAGAGGTGAGGAAAGATCAGAGAGCTCCTTCTAAGGAGTAGAAAGGAGAAACAAAGATAGTCCCATGCCATGACTAGGGGTGACTGGGAAGATGAGAGGACCTTGAACTACAGAGAAGTTGAGAGGAGAAGTTTGAAGTGAAGGCAGTGGGTCCTTGGAACAGTTAAACATGGGAAGTCACAGTGTCCAAAGAGAGAGAGGTGACTGCAGCCTCTTGCCCTGACCCACAGCACCCCTTGCTCCTCAGGTACTTGCAGTGGTGGTACCGTAAGACCCAGGTGGAAAAGAAGAAACCTTTCATCGACCTCATCAACTCTGTGCCCCTGAGACAGATCTACGGTGAGCCTTACTCCAGCCCTGCCCAGTCAGAGAGAGCAGCATCCAGGCCCACTTGGAGCTAGGCAAAGAAGCCTTCAGCTTCTTTAAAGTGCACTGACCCATTCCCTAGGGTTCCCCcaccccagctttattgagatataactaaCATAgaacactgtataagtttaaagtgCACAGTGTGTGAATTTGATAttctcccctcaccccccaccccaggtttaGGGGAACCCATCTCTGTAGTCTAGAAAGTGAGAAATGCGCTCTTTTTCGTCTCCCGTGCCCCTCTGACATCTTGATTCTTTCTCTAGGTTGTCCCTTGGGTGGCATTGGGGGAGGCACTATCACCAGAGGCTGGAGAGGCCAGTTCTGTCGTTGGCAGCTTAATCCTGGAATGTACCAGCACCAGACAGTCATCGCTAACCAAGTAAGAGCCAGGAGGTAGAGCAGAGGTCCCGGACAATACCTCCCAGGCAGGAATGGTCTCTTGGCTAGTGTAGGATGTGGCGATTAGAGATGTACATGATTCCATGTAGTATTTTCAGGATGCTTTCTGTGTGCCAAGCCCTGTGCTGGAGTGTACTATAGGAATGAGACACTCAGAGTTCATGTTCTTTGAAAGAGAAAAGGTACCCCTGGTGCCctttatttctctaataaatgCCTCCCACCTGCCTTGCTGCCCCAGCTCCACTGGTTGAGCCTGTCCCcagccacagagagtcagacaattCCAGGATCACTTAACCTGCTTGAAAGATCAGAagggaaaacaaaccaaaagtcTGCAAATGCACAGGAACAGAGATGCATGCACAGAGCACCTACTGCTTGCCCTGATTTGCCAGCCGTCAGCCACTTCGTCACTGCTAGGCCTTTGATTGCCAGAGGCATGTGGGCTACCTTTCATCATCTCTCTCTAGTGCCCTCCCATGTTGAGTTGTCCACCAAGTTCCTACTTCCTGTCTGAGGGAGGCCTCCAGCTCATCTTCAAAGGAGAAATGACTAGCAGACCTTGAATCCTATTAATGACACTGCCCTTCCTAGTTCAGGTTCACCAACCCTGCCCAAGGCCCCAGGCTTCCTCTCTGGCTCATCCCTGAGGTATCCTGAGGCGAATGCCTTCCAGAATCATGACtctttttttgtataatatttaatatgtaaagATAGTTCTACAAGGAAGTACCATTATTATGCCCGTTTTACACATGAGGCAACTAAGtaccatgcccaaggtcacatggttgGTAAAGGGAAGCACTGGGATTCAGAACCAGTTTTCTCTGTGGTTACAAGCCTGTAATGTTAACCATTACCTACTATTccaacaacataaaaaaaaattatttgatgtaTACATTAAAGATATTAGGCATACTTTGAACCGAGGGAGGAGATATTAACCCCTCACAGCCTGTACCCTCCAGAGCAGTCAGGGAGTCAGAATGTAAACACATTATCACATGCTGGACTAGAAGGGTAGGGGGCACACAGGAGAATGGCTCACTGCTTGAGGGGAGAGATGGCATTTGATCTAGGCCTTGAAGCCTGAGGGGTTTTACCAAAAGGAGAATGAACATGCGCAaaagcatggagaaggaaatgtactGTGCTCAAGGAACAGTATTTGATATGACCAGAAATATAAGGGCTTGAACAAGTAATGAATCTGATGGGCGGGGAGGGGCCACCTCAAGAATGAAACTTTGAAAGCCAGGTAGGTGAGTTTAGATTTTAGCCTGAGGGCCACGGGAGTCATTGAAATATTATAAACACAGACTAATATATCTTGAGTTCTCTGTAAGAAAGATCAGTCTGAAATCCAGATGGGATGGGGCAGAGATGGTGCGGGCCAGTCTTAGGGCAGTTAAGACCAGAGCAGTGAGAAGGGAGAGCAAGCAGggagaaagatggagaaggcacgATTTGCAGTGATTTACTGAGTGTAGGGGGAAGGCCTGTGGGCGCGGGTCACCACTGCAGGGTCTGGCAGGGGAGAAGCCACTCTGGGAAGGGGTCTCGTTTGAGATACCTGTTACCCCATTCCAGCCCACGTACCTTCTTGTTTAGTTCACAGTGTGTTTGCGCCGGAGAGGACAGACGGTGTACCAGCAAGTCCTGTCGGTGGAGCGCCCGAGTGTCCTGCGCAGCTGGAACTGGGGTCTATGTGGGTACTTTGCATTCTACCACGCCCTCTATCCCAGAGCCTGGACTGTCTATCAGCTTCCTGGCCAGAACGTCACCCTCACCTGCCGCCAGATCACACCCATCTTACCCCATGACTACCAGGTGAGGCTCCCCTTGGTTTCCTCTGGGCTCTCCCTTCCCCAGGATCTCTCTCTCCTGGAAGTGTCGTGACCTGTGCGAGAGGGGTGGGGCATGAACTTCACACTGGTTTCCTAGGACCACCAACCAATTGGTCTTCTGTCTCCTAGTAGACAGCCTGCCAGGCAATGTGGGGAGATGCAAGTGGAAGACACTATATTAGCGGGTATCTGAGTCAGCTCCTCGGTGCCAAGGACTGATCCTGGGAAGTGGGGCCGAAAGGCTACACAGGGGCCATCTGAGTCTGACCTTCTGCTCCCAGGACAGCAGCCTGCCTGTAGGAGTCTTTGTGTGGGATGTGGAAAATGAAGGGGATGAAGCCCTGGAAGTGTCCATCATGTTCTCTATGCGGAATGGACTTGGTGGTGAAGACGACGCCCCCGGGGGGTTGTGGAATGAGCCCTTCTGTCTGGAGCATGATGGGGAGACTGttcaggggctgctgctgcaTCATCCAACCCCCCCGAATCCCTACACCATGGCTGTGGCTGCGCGACTTTCGGTATGGAGGCGCCTGCCCTATAGCATTGCCCTGAAGCCCTGCTCTCAGCCTGACCCCTGAGCCCAATCCCCTGTGATCTCTTCACTTCTTCAACTCCTGAGTCCCACCCTCACCGTAGCCTTTGAGCTGGTGGAACTTAGAGGCGGGAAGATGTAGAGGGGAGTTAGTCAGGAGCCACGCACCTATGGAGTTTCTCCTCACAAAGTCTTTGACCCCTTAACAGGCAGACACAACGGTAACCCACCTTACAGCCTTTGACCCTGACAGCGCCGGGCAGCAGGTGTGGCAGGATCTACTTCTGGATGGACAGCTGGACTCCCTCGCTGGTGATGGGGGGTCTCACGGGGaggtggagggaagagagaatgTCCCTGTCTtcagagcagggctgggaggcCTGGTAACCAACAGGCCTTCTTCTTATGTCAAGGATCTCTGTGGCCAAAGTGGGTACTCACTCATTTTGTGCTTCTCTCAGGAAAAAGTCTCCCTTCGCAGAAAGGAGTGGGCATCGCTGGGGCTGTGTGTGTTTCGGGCAAGCTGCCACCACGAGGCCGGCACCGCTTAGAGTTCTCACTGGCTTGGGACATGCCCAGAATCATGTTTGGAGCAAAGGGCCAGGTCTACTACAGGTGACGGGAATGAGATTGTACACGGATCATGGTGCTGGGGGTCTGAGTGGAGCCCGTGTTCTCATGCCTCCCCTTCTGTCCACCCAGGCGGTACACAAGGTTCTTTGGCCCAGACGGTGATGCAGCACCCGCCCTCAGCCACTATGCCCTGAGGCACTATGCCGACTGGGAAGAGAAGATCTCGGCTTGGCAGAGCCCGGTATTGGAGGACAGGTGCCAGTGGAGCCCGTCTCTTGCCTTTCTCCCAGGCCCTCACACTTTCACTAAGACTCTGATTCACTCTCCACCACCAAAGTCAACAGAGGTGGTCTGGGATTCACTTGGGACCCCTACTTCACTGAACCCCAGAATCCTTCCTTTCCTGAAGTGCCACCCTCATGAGACCATtacctcctcctgcctccccagatCCTTGCCTGCCTGGTACAAATCTGCACTGTTCAATGAACTTTACTTCCTGGCTGACGGGGGCACAGTATGGCTGGAAGTTCCTGAAGACTCCCTgccagaggagctggtgggcagcATGGGCCAGCTCCGCCCCCTCCTGCAGGAGTACGGCCGGTTTGCCTACCTTGAAGGTACGGGCTGCCAAGGGGCGTGGTGTGTGTCCGTGAGGCCAGTTAGTGCCCTGCCCCACGGCAGGAGGATGGGTTTTGCCTATCCCAGGGTACTGGCTAGAACATGGAGTGTGATGGTGCCCTACACCCCAATTCTAGAGGTGCAGCTAGGCAGGGCAGTATGAAGAAGCAGCAGGAATTCTGGCAACGTGTTGTCTCCTTCATTTCTCCAGGCCAGGAATACCGCATGTATAACACATACGATGTCCACTTTTATGCTTCCTTCGCCCTCATCATGCTCTGGCCCAAACTTGAGCTCAGCCTTCAGTATGACATGGGTGAGGGTCCCTTTTGTTCCCCTTCTGCTTCTCAGTTCCCCACAGCCCTGAACCTTGGTGGTCCCTGATGCCTCTTCCACTCAGACGTATGTGGATCCTGCTCACCGGTTCCCCTTGAGTCCCACACACAGTTCTGTGCGCCACCCCAAGCCTACCCACTCCCTGCCCCGCACCCCCCCTTGTGTATCTGCTCCCCCAGCTCTGGCCACTCTCAGGGAGGACCTGACACAGCGGCGGTTCCTGATGAGTGGGGTAACAGCGCCTGTGAAGAGGAGGAACGTCATCCCCCATGATGTTGGGGACCCAGGTACAAGCCCCTCCAGCACAAGGGTGCGTCTCTCCCTCCGTTTCTGCACCCTCCACCTGAGCCCACTGTGCAGATGACCacatttcctcccctccccagatgACGAGCCATGGCTCCGGGTCAATGCGTACGAGATCCACGATACTGGAGACTGGAAGGACCTGAACCTGAAGTTTGTGCTGCAGGTCTATCGGGACTATTACCTGACGGGTGACCAGTGTTTCTTGAGGGACATGTGGCCTGTGTGTCTGGTAAGGGACATGTGTGCAGTGGTCTGTGTACCAGTGGCATGTTTCTGGGTATCTGGGGAAAGCCCAGCTGGCTACTGTTGTCTTTTCTTAGTATCTTGGTCTTCAGTATCTTGATCCCTCTTTAGGCCGTGATGGAGTCTGAAATGAAGTTTGACAAGGACCACGATGGACTCATCGAGAATGGAGGCTATGCAGACCAAACCTATGATGGATGGGTCACCACAGGCCCCAGGTTGGGGGGGTAGGGATTTCCAGGGCCTGAGGTGGGGAACTGGGCACCAAGGGATTGTGGGCTCAGTGTGCCTATTATACTGTACGAGAGTGGCTGGAGCTGCCAGGCTGATTCCCCCAACCCGTGTCCCTCATCAGTGCTTACTGCGGAGGACTGTGGCTGGCAGCCGTGGCTGTGATGGTCCAGATGGCTGCTCTGTGTGGGGCACAGGAGGCCCAGAATAAGTTTTCTTCCATCCTTAGCCGGGGCCAGGAAGCCTATGATCGGCTGCTGTGGAATGGTGAGTTGGGGAATCCTAAAGAATCTCAAGGCAGCTCTGGGAGGCAGGAGACTTACTGTGTCCTCCCTCTCCAGGCCGCTACTACAACTACGACTGCAGCTCTCAGCCTCAGTCCTGTAGCATCATGTCTGACCAGTGTGCTGGCCAGTGGTTCTTAAGGGCCAGTGGCCTAGGAGAAGGAGACAGTGAGGTGAGAGACTAGGAGAAGTCCTAGAGAAAGCTGAGGGTTTTTCCTGGGGGTGGGAAGCAAGTATAAAAGACCATGTTTCTTCTCTGTCCCTCTAGGTCTTTCCTACCCAACAGGTGGTCCGTGCTCTCCAAACGATCTTCGAGTTCAATGTCCAGGCCTTTGCAGGAGGGGCCATGGGGGCTGTGAATGGCATGCAGCCCCGTGGTGTTCCCGACACATCCAGCGTCCAGTCTGATGAAGTCTGGGTGGGCGTGGTCTACGGGCTGGCAGCCACCATGATCCAAGAGGTAACTCACTCCCTTCCCCGGCTCTCTGCCATCTGTACCTTGGCTATCAGACTTCTGATAACCTAATTCAATGCCATCTTATCCATCCAGAGAGCCTCCCACCTTCCTTGGCATGCATTCTATTGCCTGTCTTCAGGCTTCTGCCTGTGAGCCAAATTTATCTCCCCCACTAGCCAGgaactccctgagggcagagacccTATTATCTCCATCTGTCCAGCTGAAATAGCTATTCAAGGGTTGCCAAGTAATgacttccctctctcccttacAGGGCCTGACTTGGGAGGGCTTCCGGACAGCTGAAGGCTGCTATCGTACTGTGTGGGAGCGCCTGGGCCTGGCCTTCCAGACTCCTGAGGCGTACTGCCAGCGGCGGGTGTTCCGCTCACTGGCCTACATGCGGCCACTGAGCATCTGGGCCATGCAGCTggccctgcagcagcagcagcaacataaaaaGGCCTCTGGGCCAATATCCAAACGGGGCACAGGACTATGCACCAGGCCCAAACATGGACCAAAGGAAGCCATGGCAAACCCAAGCCCAGAGTAAGCCGTGTGAACTGTGGAAGGAGGCGCTAACAGCCCAGCCTTTAGCCTGACCTTTCCTctgccaccacccccacctccccatctcctgcaaccctgagccaccaggacaatCATGCCCTCCCTTCTACCTACCCACCATGCCAGTA from Bos mutus isolate GX-2022 chromosome 8, NWIPB_WYAK_1.1, whole genome shotgun sequence carries:
- the GBA2 gene encoding non-lysosomal glucosylceramidase; amino-acid sequence: MGTGVPASEQTSCAKGDPQASCPENGTEAVQVTDCPIPEDSPPQHEQGYSSAEDSGQLMASYEGKAKGYQVPPFGWRICLAHEFAEKRKPFNANDISLSNLIKHLGMGLRYLQWWYRKTQVEKKKPFIDLINSVPLRQIYGCPLGGIGGGTITRGWRGQFCRWQLNPGMYQHQTVIANQFTVCLRRRGQTVYQQVLSVERPSVLRSWNWGLCGYFAFYHALYPRAWTVYQLPGQNVTLTCRQITPILPHDYQDSSLPVGVFVWDVENEGDEALEVSIMFSMRNGLGGEDDAPGGLWNEPFCLEHDGETVQGLLLHHPTPPNPYTMAVAARLSADTTVTHLTAFDPDSAGQQVWQDLLLDGQLDSLAGKSLPSQKGVGIAGAVCVSGKLPPRGRHRLEFSLAWDMPRIMFGAKGQVYYRRYTRFFGPDGDAAPALSHYALRHYADWEEKISAWQSPVLEDRSLPAWYKSALFNELYFLADGGTVWLEVPEDSLPEELVGSMGQLRPLLQEYGRFAYLEGQEYRMYNTYDVHFYASFALIMLWPKLELSLQYDMALATLREDLTQRRFLMSGVTAPVKRRNVIPHDVGDPDDEPWLRVNAYEIHDTGDWKDLNLKFVLQVYRDYYLTGDQCFLRDMWPVCLAVMESEMKFDKDHDGLIENGGYADQTYDGWVTTGPSAYCGGLWLAAVAVMVQMAALCGAQEAQNKFSSILSRGQEAYDRLLWNGRYYNYDCSSQPQSCSIMSDQCAGQWFLRASGLGEGDSEVFPTQQVVRALQTIFEFNVQAFAGGAMGAVNGMQPRGVPDTSSVQSDEVWVGVVYGLAATMIQEGLTWEGFRTAEGCYRTVWERLGLAFQTPEAYCQRRVFRSLAYMRPLSIWAMQLALQQQQQHKKASGPISKRGTGLCTRPKHGPKEAMANPSPE